The following are from one region of the Ignavibacteriota bacterium genome:
- a CDS encoding S8 family serine peptidase has protein sequence MKYILSFTLLLSFSVFPQTKYLIYFKDKGVEENVNLQKNNPIFLSALSLLSEKSIERRIKTLGEDDIITYEDLPINPDYVSQLEQLGIKIENKLRWFNAISAYLTEDEKNKISMLPFVEKIEQVKNFVFKAPEILESNNFLKQTDNSFLFDYGPSFAQLQLSDIPEVHSKGITGEGVLLGLLDTGFNWKNHESLKDATVVAEYDFIFKDNSTANDSLDVPAQHNHGTLVFSIVGGFKDSSLIGSAYGADFILAKTEDIRSEKHIEEDNYAAALEWMESYGVDITSSSLGYSTFDPPEFSYSYSDMDGRTTIVTQAVEIAFRKGVMTISSAGNEGGTSWYYITAPADGINTLAIGAVTNENVIASFSSRGPSYDGRIKPEVVTQGVGVYCAAAGNFSGYSTASGTSVAAPIASGIAALLLSAYPHLKNSQVRNILIETADNSSSPNNERGYGLLSAVRAIEFPNLKASSGTFIINKMFLTQENIFPQTVYIHYSTNGVDYTESQMQFDGNLKYFIKLPYLFNDDLVDFYFTYDDNTGATFREPVSGNYRFYYGSLDITLNTDLVHTYLDYIVSEPYPNPFNPLQHSFNSVSIKTSGNENLTIRIINPLGQQVGYYNAVTAGEEFRFDWYGRNGSGEELSSGAYYFLIDLNGKKYSRNLVLLR, from the coding sequence ATGAAGTATATTCTCTCTTTTACATTATTATTGTCCTTTTCTGTTTTTCCACAGACGAAGTATCTCATTTATTTCAAAGATAAAGGTGTTGAAGAAAACGTAAATCTTCAGAAGAACAATCCGATTTTTTTATCAGCACTTTCATTACTTTCTGAAAAAAGTATCGAGCGAAGAATTAAAACTCTCGGCGAAGATGATATCATCACTTACGAAGACCTTCCAATCAATCCTGATTATGTTTCTCAGCTTGAGCAGCTTGGAATCAAGATCGAAAATAAACTCAGATGGTTCAATGCGATCAGTGCATATCTGACTGAAGATGAAAAAAACAAAATATCTATGTTACCATTTGTTGAAAAGATCGAACAGGTTAAAAATTTTGTATTCAAAGCTCCGGAAATTTTGGAATCAAATAATTTCCTAAAGCAGACTGACAATTCATTTCTTTTTGATTACGGACCTTCATTCGCTCAACTTCAGCTTTCTGATATTCCTGAAGTTCATTCAAAAGGAATAACCGGTGAGGGAGTTCTACTCGGTCTTCTTGACACAGGATTCAACTGGAAGAATCATGAATCTTTAAAAGATGCTACCGTTGTGGCAGAATATGATTTCATTTTCAAAGACAACTCAACAGCAAACGATTCGCTTGATGTTCCTGCTCAGCACAATCATGGAACACTCGTCTTCTCAATCGTTGGAGGATTTAAGGATAGTTCATTGATTGGATCGGCTTATGGTGCTGATTTTATTCTTGCAAAAACAGAAGATATCCGAAGTGAAAAGCATATTGAGGAAGATAATTATGCTGCCGCACTCGAATGGATGGAAAGTTATGGAGTTGATATCACCAGCAGTTCTCTTGGTTACAGCACTTTTGATCCGCCAGAATTTTCTTATTCGTACAGTGATATGGATGGCAGGACAACGATAGTTACACAAGCTGTTGAAATTGCGTTCAGAAAAGGTGTGATGACAATTTCTTCTGCCGGAAATGAAGGAGGAACTTCATGGTATTACATTACTGCTCCTGCTGATGGAATAAATACACTTGCAATAGGGGCGGTTACCAATGAAAATGTAATTGCATCATTCAGCAGCCGCGGACCAAGCTATGATGGCAGAATAAAACCGGAGGTTGTAACCCAGGGAGTTGGTGTTTATTGTGCTGCGGCAGGAAATTTTTCAGGTTATTCCACAGCAAGCGGGACTTCTGTTGCTGCACCGATTGCAAGCGGAATTGCGGCGTTGTTATTATCTGCTTATCCGCATTTAAAAAACAGTCAGGTAAGAAATATTCTCATTGAAACTGCTGACAATAGTTCTTCACCGAATAATGAAAGAGGCTACGGATTACTTTCTGCAGTCAGAGCAATAGAATTTCCTAATCTGAAAGCATCATCTGGAACGTTTATTATAAACAAAATGTTTCTCACTCAAGAAAATATTTTTCCGCAGACAGTTTATATTCACTATTCAACAAACGGTGTTGATTATACTGAAAGTCAAATGCAATTTGACGGCAATCTGAAATACTTTATTAAACTTCCGTATCTGTTTAACGATGATCTCGTGGATTTTTATTTTACTTATGATGATAACACTGGTGCTACTTTCAGAGAACCTGTTAGCGGCAATTACAGATTTTACTATGGCTCTCTCGACATAACATTGAATACGGATCTTGTTCATACTTATCTGGATTATATCGTCAGTGAACCTTATCCAAATCCCTTTAATCCTTTACAACACAGTTTTAATTCAGTTTCAATTAAAACATCCGGAAATGAAAATCTTACGATAAGAATTATTAACCCGCTTGGGCAGCAAGTTGGATATTACAATGCTGTTACTGCTGGAGAAGAATTTAGATTCGATTGGTATGGCAGGAATGGCAGCGGAGAAGAACTA